In a single window of the Melissococcus plutonius ATCC 35311 genome:
- a CDS encoding YitT family protein gives MKKVIMNKKVKELLFVTLGSLVLAVSINSILLPNALVAGGANGISIVLNHLFGWNIALVLYAINIPLLLLCFLLLGKGVGIKTIYGSLVYPFFVGLTGNIPVLTHNILLAAIYGGILTGLGLGLEFKGNASTGGTAIISQIAHKYTKLPMGICVSIVDGMVILGALFAFNVNIVLFSLICLFIIGRVIDFVQAGLGRYKNLLVVSSKSLEIRATLIRELDKGVTIIPIEGGYQQEGKVMLMTVIKEKDYSAIQEKILEIDDQAFIVSMTANEVKGRGFSIQRILGMDQ, from the coding sequence ATGAAAAAAGTAATTATGAATAAAAAAGTCAAGGAACTTTTGTTTGTGACGTTAGGTTCACTGGTTTTAGCTGTTTCAATTAATTCTATTCTATTACCCAATGCATTGGTAGCAGGTGGTGCAAATGGCATAAGTATTGTTTTAAATCATTTGTTTGGTTGGAATATCGCTCTTGTTTTGTATGCAATTAATATTCCTTTGTTATTGCTTTGCTTTTTGCTATTGGGAAAAGGGGTAGGAATTAAAACTATTTATGGCAGCTTGGTCTATCCATTCTTTGTTGGATTAACTGGAAATATACCGGTATTAACACATAATATTTTATTGGCTGCTATTTATGGTGGTATCTTAACTGGTTTAGGGTTAGGGTTGGAATTTAAAGGAAATGCTTCAACGGGTGGTACGGCGATCATTTCACAAATTGCACATAAATATACAAAATTACCAATGGGCATTTGTGTTTCTATTGTTGATGGTATGGTTATTTTAGGTGCTTTATTTGCTTTTAATGTAAATATTGTTTTATTTTCATTAATCTGTCTATTTATTATTGGCAGAGTTATCGACTTCGTTCAAGCTGGTCTTGGAAGATATAAAAATTTATTGGTTGTCAGCTCAAAATCCTTGGAAATTAGAGCAACACTTATTAGGGAATTAGATAAGGGTGTAACAATTATTCCGATAGAAGGTGGCTATCAACAAGAAGGCAAAGTAATGCTAATGACCGTAATTAAGGAAAAGGATTATTCAGCCATTCAAGAGAAAATTTTAGAGATTGATGATCAAGCATTTATTGTCTCCATGACTGCAAATGAAGTAAAAGGTAGAGGATTTAGCATTCAACGTATATTAGGCATGGATCAATAA
- a CDS encoding phage holin — translation MNNKTFNYLKWIAIVVIPALGTFVGVVGQALNWAQASLAVTIIAAFGTFLGTILGVSHVNYKNN, via the coding sequence ATGAATAACAAAACGTTCAATTATTTAAAATGGATCGCTATTGTGGTGATTCCTGCACTAGGCACCTTTGTTGGTGTTGTTGGTCAGGCTCTTAATTGGGCACAAGCAAGTTTAGCAGTAACAATCATTGCAGCATTTGGCACATTTTTAGGAACCATCCTTGGTGTGTCACATGTTAATTATAAAAATAATTAA
- a CDS encoding peptidoglycan amidohydrolase family protein, translating to MVDINKMIQWMEDRKGKVTYSMENRYGPNSYDCSSAVYYSLIAGGFLPQQNIIGNTESLFNDLEKNGWQQLKASNGYFDTHRGDIFIWGDRGSTAGSAGHTGIFVDNDNIIHCNYGYNGITVNNHDTIWGHNGKPTINIYRYDNGNQPNPPKRRYGYRVDDLKVVNGVWQVRNNYLVPVDFDWTENGIMPEDLDKINPVDGSMHPNQVFKVGDYFAFNPACVLSVDTPVMVSGWQFMKVNLRHTGIIWLSVYSKDHLIYG from the coding sequence ATGGTAGATATCAATAAAATGATTCAATGGATGGAAGACAGAAAAGGAAAAGTCACCTATAGTATGGAAAATCGTTATGGACCTAATTCCTATGATTGTTCTAGTGCCGTATATTATTCTTTAATTGCTGGCGGATTTTTACCTCAACAGAATATTATTGGAAATACTGAAAGCTTATTTAATGACTTAGAGAAAAATGGTTGGCAGCAATTAAAAGCAAGCAATGGCTATTTTGACACTCACAGAGGTGATATTTTTATCTGGGGTGATAGAGGATCAACAGCCGGCTCAGCTGGTCATACGGGTATTTTTGTTGATAATGATAACATCATTCATTGTAATTATGGCTATAACGGGATTACAGTGAACAATCATGATACAATATGGGGACATAATGGAAAACCAACAATTAATATTTATCGCTATGATAATGGAAATCAACCTAATCCGCCTAAAAGACGTTATGGTTATCGAGTAGATGACTTAAAAGTAGTTAACGGTGTCTGGCAAGTACGTAACAATTATTTGGTCCCCGTTGATTTTGATTGGACTGAAAATGGCATTATGCCTGAAGATCTAGATAAAATTAATCCAGTAGATGGTTCGATGCATCCAAATCAGGTATTTAAAGTAGGCGACTATTTTGCATTTAATCCTGCATGTGTATTAAGTGTAGATACGCCAGTGATGGTTAGCGGATGGCAATTTATGAAAGTAAATTTACGTCATACAGGCATTATTTGGTTGAGTGTTTATAGTAAAGACCATTTGATCTATGGCTAG
- a CDS encoding BhlA/UviB family holin-like peptide, with amino-acid sequence MQKLIENMLTNPEKITFAILFVGLLVWVMKQNNDLEKRYQLTIDRLTCALSEVEAIKNMVGKINEKLK; translated from the coding sequence ATGCAAAAGCTAATAGAAAATATGCTGACAAACCCAGAAAAAATAACATTCGCTATCCTTTTTGTAGGATTGTTAGTTTGGGTAATGAAACAAAATAATGACCTAGAAAAAAGATATCAACTAACTATTGATAGACTCACATGTGCATTAAGTGAAGTAGAGGCCATCAAAAACATGGTTGGCAAAATCAACGAAAAATTAAAGTAA
- a CDS encoding phage baseplate upper protein: protein MINYPMTLSTTEPNNFVGLIKIRQGDTESQVFDATIVQNGVPVDFTGLTPFFCVKSSPATGLGFSEQKVTQILDAKQGRLTYTLTDYDMQAVQLNHAYFSFRKLGSDQTWRQQFSTKGFAYSIVPSIYTDGIKDSNYIWTFEEILRYFQEWVKESMKTYDDWYLKAQAELQRIIKLFSDWINESKKEYETWRESEKEAFDQWMITNKQDYEAWFKSVKEILESIDPNGKLLSEIIDARQSVDGQKHANLKERLDTMENNSFKMTDREVDTLMVLQDDHFSKNHEITNVGTAPDSNVDYASLVIAEIDNKKQDTFYLEKVGEIND from the coding sequence ATGATAAATTACCCAATGACGTTATCAACAACCGAACCCAATAACTTTGTTGGTTTAATTAAAATCCGACAAGGCGATACGGAAAGTCAAGTTTTTGATGCGACGATTGTTCAAAATGGTGTACCCGTTGATTTTACGGGATTAACGCCATTCTTTTGTGTCAAGAGTAGTCCAGCAACTGGATTAGGATTTTCTGAGCAGAAAGTGACACAAATTCTTGATGCCAAACAAGGTCGCTTAACCTATACCCTAACAGACTATGATATGCAAGCGGTCCAGTTGAATCACGCTTATTTTAGTTTCCGAAAATTAGGGTCAGATCAAACTTGGCGACAACAATTCAGCACAAAAGGCTTTGCTTATTCGATTGTTCCATCAATTTATACAGACGGAATTAAAGATAGTAATTATATTTGGACCTTTGAAGAAATCTTGCGTTATTTCCAAGAGTGGGTCAAAGAATCCATGAAAACATATGATGATTGGTATTTAAAAGCACAAGCAGAATTACAACGTATTATCAAACTTTTTAGTGATTGGATTAATGAAAGTAAGAAAGAGTATGAAACGTGGCGAGAAAGTGAAAAGGAAGCTTTTGACCAATGGATGATTACAAATAAGCAGGATTATGAAGCATGGTTTAAATCAGTGAAGGAAATTCTTGAAAGTATCGATCCAAATGGAAAATTACTATCAGAAATCATTGATGCCAGACAATCTGTAGATGGACAAAAACATGCGAATTTAAAAGAACGTCTCGATACAATGGAGAATAACTCTTTTAAAATGACAGACAGAGAAGTGGATACATTAATGGTTTTACAAGATGATCATTTTAGTAAAAATCATGAAATAACAAACGTTGGCACGGCTCCCGATTCAAATGTAGATTATGCATCTTTAGTCATTGCTGAAATTGATAATAAAAAACAGGATACCTTTTATTTAGAAAAAGTAGGTGAGATAAATGACTGA